The genomic window CGCAAATACGCCCTCTTCGAACAAGCGCTGGGAAAATCGCTTGGCCAGGGAGGCCTCACCCAACATCACTGGCGTGATAGGTGTCTGTGATTGCCCCGTGTCGAATCCTAGCCGGTGCATTTCAGCTTTGAAGTAGCGAGTGTTTTCCCACAGCCGGTCTACTAGCTCCGTTGAGGTCTCCAGCAGCTCCACTGCTGCCAGACAGGCTGCCGTGTCGGCCGGCGTAGTGGCGCTGGAAAACAGGAATGGCCGAGCCCTTTGGCGCAAGTAGTCTATAATCTGCTTCTTACCGGCGATCACACCTCCTACCACACCGAACGCCTTGGACAGAGTGCCGATCTCCACATCGAACTTCCCATGCAAGCCGAAGTGATCTACAATCCCGCGTCCGCCGCGTCCTAGTACTCCTTCGCCGTGCGCGTCATCCACCATCGTGATCACGCCATACTCCTCGGCGATCTCGTACAGCCGATCCAACGGCGCGATGTCGCCGTCCATGCTGAAGACGCCATCGGTGATGAGCATCCCCCGCCGATAGTGAGGCAGGTTCTCCTCGATCTTGCGTCGAACGTCGTCCGGATTGCAATGCTCGTACACGATGATCTTAGCCCCCGAAAGCCGACAACCGTCAATGATAGAAGCGTGGTTCAGTCGGTCAGAGAAGATCACGTCCTCTTTGCCTACCAGCGCTGGAATAACCGCTTGATTGGCACAGAAGCCAGACTGCACAAAGAGCGCGTCCTCAACGCCTTTGAATTGGGCCAGCCGGCGCTCTAACTCGACGTGCAATTCCTGTGTACCGGCGATAGATCGCACCGCCGCCGGCCCCACACCCCATCGGTCAATCGCTTGTTTGGCTGCCTCCCTGAGCTTGGGATGGTTCGCCAGACCCAGATAATCGTTGGTGCATAGGTTGAGCACCCGCTTGCCGTCTACGATCATCCAAGGTCCCACCGGCGAGCCCGTGACGCGGATGTGGATGAACAACCCTTCTCGCTCTAAGCGAGCCATTTCCTCAGCGATGAAACCGAGCTTGTCCTGGGTCATGACACTCATAGCGCACCTCTCTGGCAAATGAGAGACGATAGGAAATGGATGGCTATCGTTGGCCATTCGTGGTCTTTTATCTTCAGGGAAACAGTACGATCTTGCCGCTCTGGCCGGAACGCATGATTCGGATCGCCTCTTCGAATTGATCCATCGGATAGCGATGGGTGATGATCGGTGTCAGATCTACGGCTCCAGACGAGAGAAGCCCGCGGATCCGGTACCAGGTGTCCCAAATGCGCCGACCGACGATGCCATACACAGTGGCCCCCTTGAAGATCACATGATTGGCCAAATCGAACGGGATAGGCGCGCTGGGAAGTCCCAGCATAGCTACCTCTCCGCCGTCAGCCAGAGCGCGAAACCCCTGGTCAATGGCCGATGCTGCGCCGGCCATCTCTAGCAGGACGTCCACTCCCTCGCCTCCTGTATGCGACCGCACGAACTCCACTACATCTACCTCGGCCACGTTGAGGGCGTAGTCCGCGCCTACTCGCCGTGCCAGTTCCAGCCGGTAAGGGCTGATGTCAGTGGCGAAGATGGTGCGGGCGCCGGCTGCACGTACTACAGCGATGGTCATCAGCCCCACCGGTCCGCAGCCGGTGATCAGGACATCGCGCGCCGACACGTCGGTGGCAAAGGCGGTGTGGACGGCGTTCCCGAAGTTCTCCTGTAAGGATGCCAACTCCGGCGGCATATCCGGTGGATTGGCCCAAATGTTTTCCACTGGTAAGACAACATATTCGGCGAAGCAGCCGTCTCGATCCACGCCGATGATTTGTGTTTGTTGGCAGAGGTGGCGGCGGCCTGTACGACACTGGCGACATTGGCCGCAGGTGATGTGACTTTCAGCAGACACGTAAGCGCCTACCTCGACCTCGGTCACCTCTTTGCCACGCTCGACCACGGTGCCGCAGAATTCATGGCCGATGATGATAGGCGGGCGGATGCGCTCGCGAGCCCACGGGTCCCAAGCGTAGATATGCAGATCGGTGCCGCAGATAGACATCGCTTGGATTCGAATCAGCACCTCGCGCGGACCTGGGCGAGGCACCTCCATTAGCCTCATCTCCAGCCCTGGCGAGCGATGAGATTTTACGATGGCGCGCATCCTTTCCGACATGGTGAGCTCTCCTGTGGGTCAAAAAGTCCTTGGCCGAGATGGGCATTTCTGTTCGAGTTACAGTATATCACGCTTCAAGCCGAAGCGACAACCGAAGATGCTTGGGGTTCATTGACCGAGGCCTCCAGGTATGTTATGATTGTCTCAAAACCGGCCGGGCATCGAGGCCGCCCGTGTGTATTTCAGGAAGATCTCCTGCCTATCCTGTATATCGGATGGGTGGGCAAGGCATGCCATCGTACGGAAGTCACTGCCATGCTCTCAGCAGCGCGCTGAGAGCTCAGCTTGGTGGACTATGTCAGTTTCGAGATCATGCGACGCCTGGAGATCAAACGAGCTTTCGCCTTCGATCCGCATTTTGAAGGACAGGGGTTCGAGTGTATAGTGGGCCTCACTGGCTCAGGAGTGATATGCTTTATGGAACATTGGCCGCCACTCTGGCCAGACATCACCGATGCACGGGTGCTTGATGCCATCGCCCGCGTTCCACGAGCCGAGTTCGTGCCTGAGGAATTCCGCGAACAAGCCCTGCTCGATCAGCCGTTGCCTATCGGCTATGGGCAGACTATCTCTCAACCCTATGTGGTAGCTCTGATGACGCAATTGCTTGCTCTCAAACCAGAGGATCGCGTGCTGGAGATCGGAACTGGATCCGGCTATCAGGCAGCCGTCCTAGCCGAATTGGCTCGGGAAGTGTACAGCGTGGAGATGATCAAACCGCTGGCTGAGGCGGCACAAGAGCGCCTACAGCGGTTGGGCTACACCAACGTTCACATCCTGCACGGTGATGGCGCGCTGGGATGGCCTGAACACGCGCCTTATGACGCGATCATTGTCACGGCCGCCCCGACGCAGATCCCACCCCCCTTGATCGCCCAGCTGGCCGAAGGGGGGCGTATGGTGATACCGGTTGGACCGGAGTACAGCGAGCAGACACTCCAGCTAGTGGTGAAACGACGAGGCCACGTCCGCATTCAGTCCATTGCCCCGGTACGCTTTGTGCCCCTGGTGAGTCCCATCCCCGACATCTCGGAGCCTGATCTGAGTAAAAGTAAAGAGGTATGAACAAACTACAGCGGATCGTAGTCACCGGTGCACGAGGACAGGTAGGTAGGGCTCTGTGCACTCTGTTCAACGGTGTGACTTTGCTGGCGCTCAGCTCGGCCGATGCTGATGTGCGAGATGGCGATCGTATCATTCCCTTGATCGCCGATTTCCATCCGGATCTGGTCATCCACACCGCCGCTTGGACCGATGTAGATGGCGCCGAGCGCGATCCCGATGGCGCATACGCGGTGAACGCGCTGGGCACACAGAATGTTGCGTTGGCCTGCCAGGCGACAGGGGCGGCTATGGTTTACCTCAGCACCAATGAGGTGTTCGATGGCCAGGCCACCGAGCCCTATCGCGAGTGGGATACGCCTGCTCCCATCAGCGTGTATGCCCGCTCGAAGCTGGCTGGTGAACGGATCGCGCAAATGCTCCTGAATCGGCTGTATATCGTGCGGACGTCCTGGGTCTTTGCTCCTGGCGGCCGTAACTTCCCCAGTAAGATCATCGCCACGGCCGATCGCCTGGGCGCGCTGCGCGTTGTGGATGACGAGATCGGCAACCCCACCTATGCGCCAGACCTGGCCCAGGCCATCATACGGTTGATCCATACAGGACGATTCGGGATCTACCACCTGACTAATGAAGGCGCCTGCTCGCGTTACGAGTGGGCCTGTGAGATCTTGCGTTTGAGCGGTCGCAAGCATGTGCCGATCACTCCCATCCCCTCACGGGAATGGAGCCGATTGGCCAGGCCTCCTCTACGCGCAGTGCTCGCCAACACCGCTGCAGCCGCCCTGGGCATTCGCCTGCGCCCTTGGCGAGAGGCATTGGCCGATTATTTCGCTGTTAGCGAGCCAGCGGCCAAGCCAGAGAACCAGTGAAGGACGGCCGTGTGATGTAGGAGAGCAGTTTTCATGACTCGAGAACGTCCGTTTGCCTCGGTGATCATCCCCAACTACAACGGCGAACGTTTCCTGCCTACCTGTTTGGACGCGTTGCGCGCCCAGACTTATCCGGCCGGCCGTTTTGAGGTGATTGTGGTAGATGACGCCAGTCAGGATGGCTCGCTGGCTTTACTTCAACGCGCCTACCCTGAAGTTCGTGTATTAGCCTTGCCGCGGAATCGAGGGCTAGCGGCCGCTTGTAATGCCGGTGCTGCAGTCGCTCGCGGCGACGCGCTGGTCATGCTGAACAACGACACTGAGGCGGAGCCGGGATGGCTTGCCGCACTTATGGAGGAGTTGACCGCCCATCCCAAGGTAAGCACAGTAGCCTCCAAGCTGCTGTTGTTTGACCAACGTGAGGTCTTGCATTCGGCGGGCGATCTATATGGCCGTGATGGAATCCCGCGCAATCGCGGTGTATGGGAGCGCGATCAAGGGCAATATGACCGTGATCGCCGCATCTTTGGCGGTTGTGGCGGGGCCGTAGCCTATCGGCGAACGGCTTGGGAAGAAGCTGGCGGGTTTGATGAGCAGTTGTTCATGTATCTAGAAGACGTGGATTTAGCGTGGCGATTGCGGTTGCTGGGGTGGGAGGCGATCTTCGCGCCTGAGGCCCGGGTCTATCACCGCTTGAGCGCGACCGGCGGCGGCGCTCTTGCCAGCTTCTACACAGGACGCAATACAGTGTGGGTGTTGGCTCGGGATGTGCCTGGTCCTATCCTGCGTCACCACTGGCCGGCTATGGTGCGCGCGCAGCTTCGCATCGCCCGAGAGGCTGCGCGGGCCTGGCGTGGCGTCGCCGCACGAGCTCGCTTGCGCGGTCAATGTGCAGGCCTCGCCGGCTTGCCGCGCATGTTGGCTCAGCGGTCTGCACTGCAGGCGCGCCGGCGCGTATCCATCGAGTCGCTGGAAGCATTGTTGGTCTGAAAACAGCCTGGAGGGGCGTCTCGCCCCTCCAGGCCTCCTCTGAGAGACCTCTTAGGCCCTGGGCGTACAGCAGAGCTGGAGGGAGAGTGCCAGTTACGTTAGCCGTTCCACTGTGACCCATTGACCGGATTCGGCTGACTTGAGCACGGCGTCTACCACGGCGTCCGTCTGCGCGCCGCTGAGGAAGTCCGAGTTAGGCTGCTCCCTCCTGTCTAGCGCATATAGGAAGTCCACCACCGCGTGCACGAACGTGTGCTCATAACCGATAGGATGGCCGGGCGGCCACCAGTGGGAAATATACTCATGATCGCCGGCGTTGGTCGCTAAGATCACCGACCACCCTTGCCGGTCGCTGGGCTGAGTTCCATCGTAAAACTCCAGCTCGTTCATGCGCTCAAAGTTGAAGGCGATGGATCCTTTAGAGCCATTGATCTCGAACCGGTTATAGTTCTTGCGGCCCAGCGCAAAGCGCGTCGCCTCGAATGAGGCCACTGCGCCGTTCTCCAGCTCGGCGATGATGAGCGCGGCATCGTCCACGGTCACCTCTCCCACGCCGCCGCCGGCCGCCGACCCCCATGCGCCCATGTCCTCCGCAGGCAATGGGCGCTGCTTGATAAACGTCTTGGTCAACGCGGTAACGCGGGTCACCTCACCTACAAGATAGCGGCACAGGTCAATGGTGTGGGAGCCGATGTCGCCCAACGCGCCTGCGCCGGCGATCTCCTTGCGCAGCCGCCATACCAGCGGGAAGTTGGGGTCGGTGATCCAGTCCTGGAGATAGGTGCCGCGGTAGTGGCGGATCTCCCCCAGCGCGCCGGACTCGATCAGCTTCTTCGCCAGGCGCACGGCCGGCACTCGGCGGTAGTTGTAATTGCAGAGCGTGGTCACCCCGGCCTCGCGCGCCGCCTGTACCATCGCCTTGGCCTCCTCCAACGAGTTGGCTAACGGCTTCTCGCAGATGATGTGCTTGCCGGCTTTAGCTGCGGCGATGGCGATCTCCGCATGGGTATTGCCTGGCGAGCCGATATCAATCACATGGATATCGTCCCGCTCTACCACCTCTCGCCAGTCCGTCGCGATCTCTTCCCATCCGAACTGATCGGCGACGGCTTTGACTGCATCCCGGTTGCGCCCAACTAGCACTTTCATGACAGGCTTGATGGGCAGGTCGGGGAAGAAGACGGGGGCCTGCCGAAGGGCGTTGGAATGGGCGCGCCCCATAAACTTGTACCCGATCAGGGCTACATTGACTGTCTTAGCCATATCTCCCTCCGTATTTTTTGTCAGATTAGGGCTGAAGGAGCTCGCTGCTTGGGCAGTTTACGAGATGCCATATGCTGCTCTTGTACTGAGCCCAGCTCCGGATTCTACCTCTCCTCAAAGAGGAGCACTTCCATCTGTCGTGGGCCGTGCACGCCCAGAACTGGCGTCATCTCGATATCGGCCGTGCGGCTTGGGCCACTGATAAATGTTACGTTGCTGGCGTCGGCGAAAAACTCCCTAGCCCGGCCATCCTTCCGCAGCTCCGCTAGCCATGCCTCTAAATTGGGATAGAGACGAGAGACGGGCACTAGCGCTAGGTGCTTGGGGGTAATCAGCGATGCCAGCCGGCAGAATCCGGGGCCGCTACGCACCACCACGGTGCCTGTGTTTGCTAGTGCCGCTTCGGCGCCGGTGATGCCCCAATCCACCTCGGTGGCCTGCTGCAACACGCTCATCCGATCTCTCGCTCGAAAATCGGGCACGATTACCTCGACCCCGATCGCAGACAAGGCATCGGACAACCCCGGCAAAGGCAGCAGCTCAGGGCTCCAAGACAGTACTCGTCGCACCTGCTCCGTCTGAAAGCGGGATAACAGGCGCAGCCGCGCCGCTGCGACGGTCTCCATATACTCCCATGCTCCACCTAGTCGCTCGAGCTCTTGTCCGAACCGTGCGATCCACTCGCGGCGCCCTCCTACGACCTGGGTTACCGCCTGTTCGAGCAGCCCCCTAGGGTGAGACACTGGTGGGTACCGGTGCAACGCCTGGGTGAGCCGGTTTAGGATCCGCTGTCGCACCTCGTTCATGGGCTAGCCCTTCGTGTAAGGCGCTGTCGCTCTGCCCAGCGATCCCGAAAGGGACGGGCGGCAAAGCCTGGAAAATCCCGACTGCGCGTCCAACGGTGAAACGGCGGCGGCAGCCAGCGCAGCCACCCTTGGCGTGTCATCCCTAAGCTCACCCAATATGCCAGCCGGCCTGCCCACCGATATCGTCTCGGCGACTGCATTAACCAGCACCAGCTATGGATCGCCCAGCGTTCCCATCTCGAGGACAGCCGCCCGGCCGTTAACTCCGCCCGTAGCCACAAGAGCAGTTGGGGGATGTCAATCTGCACGGGACACACATCCCGACAAGCGCCGCATAGCGAGCTGGCGCTGGGTAGCTCTTTCGCCTGGGAAAGGCCCTGCAGCAGCGGCGTCACCACTGCGCCAATAGGGCCTGAGTAGATCCAACCATAGGCGTGTCCACCAATCTCTCGGTAGACAGGGCAATGGTTCAGACAGGCGCCGCAGCGAATGCAATAGAGGGCCTCGGCATAGCCGTTGGCGAGCATCCGGGTGCGCCCGTTGTCGAGCAAGATAAGATGCAGCTCCTCCGGCCCATCTGGATCATCTGGCCGCGCCGGGCCGCTGATCAGGCTGACATAGGCAGTCAGCTTCTGCCCGGTGGCGCTGCGCGTGAGCATCTGCAGCAGCAACATCAGATCTTCAAGGGTAGGGACAACCTTCTCGATCCCCATGACCGCCACGTACAACGGTGGCAGGCTGGTCACCAGGCGGCCATTGCCTTCATTGGTGACAATGGCGAGCGTCCCCGTCTCCGCCACAGCGAAGTTGACCCCGCTGATCCCCATCTGGGCCTGGAGAAAGTGCCGACGTAACCGGCGCCGCGCCGTTGCCGTGAGGATCTCTGGCTCCAGTGTCATCGGCAGGCCCAAATGACGCTCGAAGAGTTCCGCGATCTCTTCCTTGCGCTTGTGGATGGCTGGCGTCACGATATGGGAGGGCGTCTCTCCGGCTAATTGGATGATGTACTCCCCCAAATCGGTCTCCACTACCTCCAGGCCAGCCAATTGCAGGGCGTGATTGAGGCCGATCTCCTCGCTCACCATGGACTTGCTCTTAACGATCTGACGCACCCCGCGCGAATGCGCCAGGTCCAGGATGATCTGACGGGCCTGGGCTGCGTCCTCTGCCCAATGCACAACGCCTCCTCGCGCCGTCACCTCGGCCTCTAACTGCTCCAGCAGCTCCGGGAGGTGAGTGATCGTGTGCTCGCGAATGGCGCGTGCTTGATCACGCAGCGCCTGAGGCTCGGCTAGTTCTGCGAAGGCCAGCGTCCGTTGGAGCATAAACTGTCCCACAGCGCGCTGCAAGGCTAAGCGTAAATGCCGATCCTCTAGTGCCGCGCGCACACGTTGGTCAAAGGAAAGCCGAGGCGCGCCTTTCGTCATCATGCCCTCTTAAAGCAGTCGAACGATCTCGTCCTGGAGCGGTAGCGTCGTCACCTCAGCGTCTCGCTCGCCGACGTACATATCAATCTCCAGCCGCACACCGAACTCGGGCAGGTAAATGCCCGGCTCGATGGAGAATCCTACGCCGGGGATCAAGCGACGCCGGTCTTGCGTCTCTAGGTTGTCTATGTTGACGCCGTTGCCATGCGCTTCCACGCCGATGGAGTGGCCGGTGCGATGGATGAAGTATTCACCATAGTTGGCATACGTGATGATTCCGCGCGCTACATCGTCCACTTCGTATCCATATACAGGCCGTCCTGCCCGGATGCCCTGCTGTACAAAGCGGACGGCCGCGTCACGGGCAGCCCGGACGATGTCGAAGATGTCTTGATGCAGCTTGGGCGGCTCTACACCGGCATAGGCTACCCAGGTGATGTCAGCGTAGACGGCGTCTGGCCGCTCCTCCTTTGCCCATAGGTCTATCAGCACCCAGTCGCCCGAGCGAACGGGTGTGGGACGATCTGGAGAGGGGAAGTAGTGCGGATTGCTGCTATGAGCGTTGACAGCCACGATAGCACCAGCCCCGATTAGGCCGCGATCTGCGCATTGTTGTAAGATGAACTGCTGGACTTCATGTTCACAAACCATCTGGCCCTTTCCTAGTGCCTGGGCGATGTGCTGAAAGGCCATATCTTTGATCGCCAACAGGGCGGCCGCGCTACGCCGATGTCCGGCGAGTTGTTCAGCGGTCCAGCAAGCCTCCACCGCCTGCACCAGGTCAGCTGAGGAGACGACCTCTACTCCCAGGCCGCGCACCATCTCGATCGTGCCGGCGTCCACCCGAGAGACGTAGGGAATGGCTCCTTGGGGAGAATACTCCATCGCCACCTGGCCGACGCCATGGAGCAGGCTGCGCAGGCGGTCAAGCCAGTCTTGCCAACTCACGTAGGTCAAGATGCGGCCGGGCAAAGGCGCTTGGAAGTGACCTGCTTCTAGACGGGGGATGATCCAGGCTGGCTCCCCCCTGGGCGGGATCCAATAGGCCCAACGGCGGCTAAAGACACCCTGCGCTGGCAGTCCTACCACCCGGCGGGCGATGGGATTCATGCCGTGAAAGTCGAAGAGGAGCCAGCCTCCCAACCCGGCTTCTGTCAACAAAGATTGAACGCGCCCTAAGTCCAACATGGCTCGGCGTGGTCATCCCCCGCTCGCCTGCCGCCTCAGATCTTCCACGACGGCCTGCATACGATCTGCCGCGTCGAGCACAAGCTGCAGCCCGCTGGCGGCCAGGAACAGCAGCGTCGCGAAGAAGAGAGCTGGCCCAAACGGGATGCAGAACAGTGTCATCCGCAGGACGAATTTTAGCCCACCTGGCGCGGTCAGGCCTTCATAGCCGGCCTTGCTCTGCCAGGCCAGCCCGTTCCATAACCCCCAGATGAACACCAGGATAGACAAGACCAGTGAGATCAGGGCCAGGATGCGCAATACTCGATATCGGGACTCCATGTCTCCTCCTTTGAGCAATAGAAATTGGCATATAGAACCGCCAAGCTAGGTATCGGCTTTTGACCGGCGTCTGAGGCGTTGATCCATTGCCCTTTGTCCCTCATCCTATACCAGCGCCCGAATCTGCTGGGCTAGGGCATCTATCGCGGCGTTATCAGGCAACACCCCGATCTCAACCCGATATTCCCGTTTCTCACCTGGCGCCAGCATGAGCAACGTGCCACGTTCTCGTTCAGCGGCGCGCCCAATTACAAGGCAGTTGGCCGGCTCGACGCCGACGACGTAGGTCCCAGCGCCCATTTGCTTCCATTCGATGAGCCGTGGCAGTTCCGCCCGGCGGTAGCGGACGTAGGCGCCGAAACCGCGCCCGCCATCTAAAGCTCGGTTGGCTACGATCACCGTCACATAGCCGTCAGCGTCAGCTCGCGTCTCGTGGAAAAAGACCTGCTCAGCATAACCCGGCTGGGGTTTCTCGAAGCGGGCATGCTGTCCCAGCCCCGGCTCAGCTATTGTGTCGCGCGGCGTCACCTGCACAGAAGGTGAAATCAGTTCGGCGCCCTCGTCAATCAGCGGCCAGCCGAAGTTGCAGTGGTAGAGCATCATGTGCGGCGCAGGCAGATGGCCAATGTTCTCCACCGTATCCTCGATGAACAGGCGGGATTCGCCCATACGAGCGGTGATCCGCCGGCTCAACAGTAAGTCTTCACCGAAGACCACCGCCTCTCGCATCTTACCCTGCACCCAAATCACATACTGGTCGCCCTCCCAGCCGGCGTCTGCGTAGACATGACGGGCTGGGATGTGACCGATGCGCCCGTGTAATCCCAACGCCTGTCCCTGGTCTACAGATGGCGCGCCCACCTGTGTCAACCCACAGGTAGCCATTAGGCCGCCGTGGAAGGTGCGCAGCCAGCCCAGCCCTTCTGGCTCATAGAAGGCAGGCGCCGGCGTTCCCGGTTGGCCCTGCCAAGCCAACGCCCGACCATTGTAGGTGGCCATGCCGATGTCCATACCGCGATCCAACAATACGGTAAAGGTGAATCCGCTGCCTGTGTATACGTCGGCCACGCGGACGCCGCGCTCTGGGCCGTCAGCCAGCTCTGCTAGTCGGACGCCGGCCACTTGGCGCATGTCGCCAACACGTTGGAGCAACTCTTGACGGGTAAGAGCACATCCAAAGAGCTCAGGCATGGAGAACCTCCTATGAAAAAGTTAGCTGATATGGCGCGAGCCTCAGCTTGTCTTCACACACCTGGCGACCTCTGCGAAAAACCCGTTACAAAATGCACAGCTCACGTATTCGTATCCATAGAACTTGTCGCCTTAGTCATGGCCGGCGCTCTCCGGCGAGACCACCTCTACCATCAGATCGGCCGGGCTGTCCAGATATGTCTCCTTTAGCCGCTCTCAATGCGCATTCGACCCAGACAGCAGATCAGGTTCTCGCCCAGGGCGAGCTAGCTTCGTTTGAAAATGGGACAGCAACACGATCCCCAAATTATGCTTCCACGTAGGTACTGATCACCCTGTATAGAAAACCACTCAACTCCTGATGTAGCTTTGATACGGATCTGATCATGAGCACTTCTCCGTCCGTCCACTCGACGACTGTGTCTTCATCGGCCCAGGTCAGGAATTCCTCGTACGTCATCTAGCGCGACGCGGCTACGCTCAGCAATAACTCCCTCAAATGCCGTCGCAGTCCCTCTTCCGAGAGAGCCCGCTTTTGAAAACTCTTGCGTTAGCTCCGCCATCATTCACCCCAACACGATGTGCAAGGGGCCAAAGGACGAGAGGCCGGTTCACCCGTAGGCCTGCTCTTCGTCTCCCGTCGTTCGTTGTCTATCTTCCCCCTCCCAGGTGCACGTCACCACCTGCTCATCATACGTCATCTGGATCCGCTGGCCCGGCGGCACGATCAAGAAATCGTCATCCCATTCGCCATAGAGCAATTTGCGCACCAACGCCAGATCACCCGCCAGTCGGTCGAACAACCAGCCACGTCGTTCAGCCTGAGCACGAGCTTGGGCCTCCACTTTGGAGGCATCGCCGACGCCCATGTCAATAAAAGCTGCTCGTTGATAGTGTTGCTGCCAGGCTCCCATCACTTCCATAAGATAGTCAGCGTTTTCCTTGCCGTACTTCTCCACGTACTCTTGGTAGACTGCATCCGGATCAACACTGGCATCGGAACCCAGCGCAACACTCCCCCCAGTTCCATCAGACCGTTCCATGTAGTCGAGGTTGTACCAGTATGTGCCAGGATATTGCTCAAACTGTTGGCGATACCGAGCGCGGGAGCCCAAGAAGATGGTGATGCAGTCGTGCGCTCGCGGCACTACTAGGGGAATATCTCTGGCCACTAGCCCGGCCACCGATTGCCCGCACAGTCCATAGGCCAGGACGATGGCATCGTAGCTCTTGCCAGAGGTGGCGTCAATACGGGCTTGCAGCTGAGCCCGGAGGTCAGAGGGATTGTTGTGCAACCCACGCCGAAACAGCTCCACATCTACCACATGCGGTGAATACGCCGCGCACAGATACAGCGGGCGGGCCAATACCTCACAGGCTAAACATCTCAGTCGCATGATCAGCTCCTTTAGACAATACAAGCGCCCGATCTCATGCTAATGAGGCTGCGACCTCAAGCTGTACAGGGGTGAGGCTCCTCGATGGCCTCAAAGAAAGCCAACACGTTTTCCCAGGGCACGTCTGGCTCTAGGATGTGCGTGGGTGCTAGCAGCAGCCCACCTCCTTGTCCCACGGTCTCGATCCGTTCCCGAACCACCTGTTTGACCTCCTCCGGTGTGCCGAACGGCATTGTCGTTTGCGTGCCAATGGTCCCCCAAAACGCCAGCCGATCGCCATATTGTCGTTTCATCTCGGCCGGGTCCATGCACTCCGGCTGTACCGGATTGAGGATGTCCACGCCGATTTCGATCAGCTCCGGCACGATCGCGCGGCAGTCCCCATCTGAGTGATAAAAGATCAGGAGGTCTGGGTTAACGGCTCGCGCGGCCTCGATGACCGCCTGGAGCCGCGGCTTGAGCCAGGCGCGCCATATGGCCGGGCTCATCAACATGCCAGTTTGCGAGCTGACATCGTCCCCTAGCCGCAGAATGTCCACACCCGCCTGGGCCAGCCGCCGGGCCTGCGCCTTGCGGATCTCGGTGACGCGATCGAGCAGCGCAGCTGCGAAGCCGGGGTTGACGACCAGGTCGGTGAGCAACTGTTCCATTCCCCGCATGTACCAGGAGATCTCGAAGATAGTGCAAGTGAGGTCTCCTGCGACGGCCAGCTCTCGGGCGTGCAACTGCGCAACAGCTTCGTCCAGATGTTCATGGGTACCAGGCGCTAACGGGTCGGGGAAGGGGTATGCGTCTAGTTCGCGTGGCGTCTGGAGATCACGCAATGGATGGATCATGCGTTC from Anaerolineae bacterium includes these protein-coding regions:
- a CDS encoding aldose 1-epimerase family protein, which produces MPELFGCALTRQELLQRVGDMRQVAGVRLAELADGPERGVRVADVYTGSGFTFTVLLDRGMDIGMATYNGRALAWQGQPGTPAPAFYEPEGLGWLRTFHGGLMATCGLTQVGAPSVDQGQALGLHGRIGHIPARHVYADAGWEGDQYVIWVQGKMREAVVFGEDLLLSRRITARMGESRLFIEDTVENIGHLPAPHMMLYHCNFGWPLIDEGAELISPSVQVTPRDTIAEPGLGQHARFEKPQPGYAEQVFFHETRADADGYVTVIVANRALDGGRGFGAYVRYRRAELPRLIEWKQMGAGTYVVGVEPANCLVIGRAAERERGTLLMLAPGEKREYRVEIGVLPDNAAIDALAQQIRALV
- a CDS encoding Xaa-Pro peptidase family protein, which translates into the protein MLDLGRVQSLLTEAGLGGWLLFDFHGMNPIARRVVGLPAQGVFSRRWAYWIPPRGEPAWIIPRLEAGHFQAPLPGRILTYVSWQDWLDRLRSLLHGVGQVAMEYSPQGAIPYVSRVDAGTIEMVRGLGVEVVSSADLVQAVEACWTAEQLAGHRRSAAALLAIKDMAFQHIAQALGKGQMVCEHEVQQFILQQCADRGLIGAGAIVAVNAHSSNPHYFPSPDRPTPVRSGDWVLIDLWAKEERPDAVYADITWVAYAGVEPPKLHQDIFDIVRAARDAAVRFVQQGIRAGRPVYGYEVDDVARGIITYANYGEYFIHRTGHSIGVEAHGNGVNIDNLETQDRRRLIPGVGFSIEPGIYLPEFGVRLEIDMYVGERDAEVTTLPLQDEIVRLL
- a CDS encoding DUF1638 domain-containing protein: MRLRCLACEVLARPLYLCAAYSPHVVDVELFRRGLHNNPSDLRAQLQARIDATSGKSYDAIVLAYGLCGQSVAGLVARDIPLVVPRAHDCITIFLGSRARYRQQFEQYPGTYWYNLDYMERSDGTGGSVALGSDASVDPDAVYQEYVEKYGKENADYLMEVMGAWQQHYQRAAFIDMGVGDASKVEAQARAQAERRGWLFDRLAGDLALVRKLLYGEWDDDFLIVPPGQRIQMTYDEQVVTCTWEGEDRQRTTGDEEQAYG
- a CDS encoding lactate utilization protein, which encodes MNEVRQRILNRLTQALHRYPPVSHPRGLLEQAVTQVVGGRREWIARFGQELERLGGAWEYMETVAAARLRLLSRFQTEQVRRVLSWSPELLPLPGLSDALSAIGVEVIVPDFRARDRMSVLQQATEVDWGITGAEAALANTGTVVVRSGPGFCRLASLITPKHLALVPVSRLYPNLEAWLAELRKDGRAREFFADASNVTFISGPSRTADIEMTPVLGVHGPRQMEVLLFEER
- a CDS encoding LutB/LldF family L-lactate oxidation iron-sulfur protein; translation: MTKGAPRLSFDQRVRAALEDRHLRLALQRAVGQFMLQRTLAFAELAEPQALRDQARAIREHTITHLPELLEQLEAEVTARGGVVHWAEDAAQARQIILDLAHSRGVRQIVKSKSMVSEEIGLNHALQLAGLEVVETDLGEYIIQLAGETPSHIVTPAIHKRKEEIAELFERHLGLPMTLEPEILTATARRRLRRHFLQAQMGISGVNFAVAETGTLAIVTNEGNGRLVTSLPPLYVAVMGIEKVVPTLEDLMLLLQMLTRSATGQKLTAYVSLISGPARPDDPDGPEELHLILLDNGRTRMLANGYAEALYCIRCGACLNHCPVYREIGGHAYGWIYSGPIGAVVTPLLQGLSQAKELPSASSLCGACRDVCPVQIDIPQLLLWLRAELTAGRLSSRWERWAIHSWCWLMQSPRRYRWAGRLAYWVSLGMTRQGWLRWLPPPFHRWTRSRDFPGFAARPFRDRWAERQRLTRRASP
- a CDS encoding uroporphyrinogen decarboxylase family protein; this encodes MTPRERVLTAMRREPPDRVPRELSWGAFTPALMEIFRQKTGADDPAEYFQFEVRAVSLADTGERPDFSPFLPADLDLGDITVDQWGVARQRGTFFHFERMIHPLRDLQTPRELDAYPFPDPLAPGTHEHLDEAVAQLHARELAVAGDLTCTIFEISWYMRGMEQLLTDLVVNPGFAAALLDRVTEIRKAQARRLAQAGVDILRLGDDVSSQTGMLMSPAIWRAWLKPRLQAVIEAARAVNPDLLIFYHSDGDCRAIVPELIEIGVDILNPVQPECMDPAEMKRQYGDRLAFWGTIGTQTTMPFGTPEEVKQVVRERIETVGQGGGLLLAPTHILEPDVPWENVLAFFEAIEEPHPCTA